A single window of Gavia stellata isolate bGavSte3 chromosome 16, bGavSte3.hap2, whole genome shotgun sequence DNA harbors:
- the SRA1 gene encoding steroid receptor RNA activator 1, with amino-acid sequence MAELYVKPGNQERGWNDPPQFSYGLQAQAGGPRRTPLTRRAPPPPAGAPAGAPPDPASAPAASTPPPRQALGPPRLGPLGPGPRAESGRPSAAACPEECSMPAKAVLVPLREALDACRPTVQKQLCDDIGRRLTVLGDSWAQGKLSAPVRKRMSLLVQELQQQHWDAADEIHRSLMVDYVNEVSQWLVGVKRLIAEMRSLPAADLAAATDGSTEAGPGQEDP; translated from the exons ATGGCGGAGCTCTACGTGAAGCCGG GGAACCAGGAGCGCGGCTGGAACGACCCCCCCCAGTTCTCCTACGGACTGCAGGCGCAGGCCGGGGGGCCCAGGCGAACCCCGCTCACCCGCCGGGCCCCTCCTCCGCCCGCGGGGGCTCCCGCAG GTGCTCCTCCAGACCCGGCCAGTGCCCCTGCTGCCTCCACCCCACCACCCCGCCAAGCGCTGGGGCCACCCCGCCTCGGGCCCCTCGGCCCTGGCCCACGGGCAGAGAGCGGGAGGCCGAGCGCTGCGGCGTGCCCCGAGGAGTGCAGCATGCCCGCCAAGGCGGTCCTGGTCCCGCTGCGGGAGGCCCTCGACGCCTGCCGCCCGACGGTGCAG AAACAATTGTGCGACGACATCGGGCGGCGGCTGACGGTGCTGGGGGATTCCTGGGCTCAGGGGAAGCTGTCAGCCCCAGTGAGGAAAAGGATGAGCCTCCTGGTGCAAG AGCTCCAGCAACAGCACTGGGACGCAGCTGACGAGATTCACCGCTCACTCATGGTGGACTACGTGAACGAGGTGAGCCAGTGGCTGGTGGGCGTCAAGCGTCTGATCGCTGAGATGAGGAGCCTGCCTGCTGCGGACCTGGCTGCGGCGACGGATGGCAGCACCGAGGCTGGGCCTGGCCAGGAGGATCCCTGA
- the EIF4EBP3 gene encoding eukaryotic translation initiation factor 4E-binding protein 3 isoform X1, which produces MLWGTQLKAGHPALCPGRAPGPSRGGTMWGIAAGQDGRRSLPRGKPHSGSRARCVPKPWPSTGSHPLLRAQAMVLGDGGGQGLAVPDSPLLLAGTRIIYDRKFLLECKNSPVARTPPCCLPQIPGVTSLAQSSLVKLEELKERNESEEAMPDQDQFEMDI; this is translated from the exons ATGCTGTGGGGCACCCAACTCAAGGCTGGACACCCTGCGCTGTGTCCTGGCAGAGCTCCAGGACCCTCAAGGGGAGGAACAATGTGGGGAATTGCTGCTGGGCAGGACGGGCGTCGCAGTCTGCCACGTGGGAAGCCCCACAGTGGCTCCAGAGCCAGATGTGTCCCCAAGCCATGGCCAAGCACTGGGTCCCACCCCCTGCTCCGGGCTCAGGCCATGGTGCTCGGAGATGGGGGAGGCCAGGGGCTGGCAGTGCCTGACAGCCCCCTGCTTTTGGCAGGTACCCGCATCATCTACGACCGCAAGTTCCTGCTGGAGTGCAAGAATTCACCCGTGGCCAGgacccctccctgctgcctgccccagatCCCCGGTGTCACATCCCTGGCCCAGTCCAGCCTCGTCAAGCTGGAGGAGCTCAAGGAGCGGAATGAGAGCGAAGAAGCCATGCCAG ATCAAGACCAGTTTGAGATGGACATCTGA
- the APBB3 gene encoding amyloid-beta A4 precursor protein-binding family B member 3 — protein sequence MLGKDYMLAIVLVNCDDNLWSDQSLETDPDLPPGWRKIRDSLGTYYWHVPTGTTQWQHPACTTGPGGHLEADGEETLQGMDCQAPTVKHSGKDRPIPSPMASLSRRTSLPWHGDDFQHSAEPGSKCFAVRSLGWVEIPEEDLAPGKSSIAVNNCIQQLSNSKSQGSAENRGEGQDLVMILKKDTMSLVDPLDRSLIHRQPILNIRVWGVGCNNGRDRDFAFVASDKDTCVLKCHVFHCNVPAKGIAKALHEMCSKIVAERAVASSGLPCTATLEPISTEDLPLQVDILEAVRQSMQTYEALYIGSMPVPRAMGMDVLNEAIEKLTRVSGRECWTPSLIRVSDMAMRVHPAQVGRGTGGSSRSGRPAATGVRQATPMGVAGVPGVWPGVDGPTGSPQEDEEAAHIWECQVRYVTFLGVGRDAHTFALIVDTGRRFQCTAFWCEPDAGTISEAVQAACMVQYQKCLVAAAPGPKVKGATGRDRPGPVASGDAASGAAKASGGSGGAAGAGARKRGLFSFLEAFRLRRALLHTP from the exons ATGCTGGGCAAGGACTACATGCTGGCCATCGTCCTCGTCAACTGCGACG ACAACCTCTGGAGTGACCAGAGCCTGGAGACAGACCCTGACCTCCCCCCAGGCTGGAGGAAAATCCGTGACTCTCTGGGCACCTACTACTGGCATGTGCCGACTGGCACAACGCAGTGGCAGCATCCCGCATGCACCACCGGCCCAGGAGGGCACCTGGAGGCTGATGGAGAGGAGACACTCCAGGGAATG gaCTGCCAGGCCCCCACGGTGAAGCACTCGGGAAAAGACAGGCCCATTCCCAGCCCCATGGCTTCGCTGTCCCGGAG GACCTCACTGCCCTGGCACGGAGACGACTTCCAACACAGCGCAGAGCCTGGCTCCAAG tgctttgcTGTGCGCTCGCTGGGCTGGGTGGAGATCCCCGAGGAGGACCTGGCACCTGGCAAGAGCAGCATCGCTGTCAACAACTGCATCCAGCAGCTCTCCAACAGCAAGAGCCAGGGCTCTGCAGAGAACCGGGGCGAG GGCCAGGACCTGGTGATGATCCTGAAGAAGGACACCATGAGCCTGGTAGATCCCCTTGACCGCAGCCTCATCCACCGCCAGCCCATCCTCAACATCCGTGTCTGGGGCGTTGGCTGCAACAACGGCAG GGACAG AGACTTTGCCTTTGTGGCCAGTGACAAGGACACCTGCGTCCTCAAGTGTCACGTCTTCCACTGCAACGTGCCTGCCAAGGGCATTGCCAAGGCCCTGCACGAGATGTGCTCCAAG ATCGTGGCTGAGCGAGCTGTAGCGAGCAGCGGGCTGCCATGCACCGCCACGCTGGAGCCCATCTCCACCGAGGACCTGCCGCTGCAAG TGGATATCCTGGAAGCGGTGAGGCAGTCGATGCAAACCTACGAGGCGTTGTACATTGGCAGCATGCCCGTGCCCAGGGCCATGG ggatGGATGTGCTGAACGAGGCCATCGAGAAGCTGACGAGGGTCTCCGGGCGGGAGTGCTGGACGCCTTCCCTCATCCGTGTGTCTGACATGGCCATGAGGGTGCACCCCGCgcaggtggggagggggacggGGGGCTCCAGCCGAAGTGGGCGCCCTGCTGCCACTGGGGTGAGGCAGGCAACACCCATGGGGG TGGCAGGGGTGCCCGGGGTGTGGCCAGGGGTGGATGGGCCCACGGGGTCCCCGCAGGAGGACGAGGAGGCAGCGCACATCTGGGAGTGCCAGGTGCGGTACGTGACCTTCCTGGGTGTGGGCCGGGACGCCCACACCTTTGCACTCATCGTGGACACGGGGCGACGCTTCCAGTGCACGGCCTTCTGGTGCGAGCCTGACGCCGGCACCATCTCGGAGGCGGTGCAGGCAGCCTGCATG GTGCAGTACCAGAAGTGCCTGGTGGCCGCTGCACCGGGGCCTAAGGTGAAGGGTGCGACGGGCCGGGACCGGCCGGGGCCGGTGGCCTCGGGGGACGCTGCCAGCGGGGCGGCCAAGGCGagcgggggcagcgggggggcggcgggggccggtGCCCGCAAGCGGggcctcttctccttcctggaGGCCTTCCGCCTCAGGCGAGCCCTCCTCCACACCCCAtag
- the EIF4EBP3 gene encoding eukaryotic translation initiation factor 4E-binding protein 3 isoform X2, translated as MAATGTATSSCPIPGSHHLPIPEGYSSTPGGTVYSTTPGGTRIIYDRKFLLECKNSPVARTPPCCLPQIPGVTSLAQSSLVKLEELKERNESEEAMPDQDQFEMDI; from the exons ATGGCCGCAACAGGCACcgccacctcctcctgccccatcccgGGGAGCCACCATCTCCCCATCCCGGAAGGCTACAGCTCCACGCCGGGTGGCACCGTCTACTCCACCACGCCGGGGG GTACCCGCATCATCTACGACCGCAAGTTCCTGCTGGAGTGCAAGAATTCACCCGTGGCCAGgacccctccctgctgcctgccccagatCCCCGGTGTCACATCCCTGGCCCAGTCCAGCCTCGTCAAGCTGGAGGAGCTCAAGGAGCGGAATGAGAGCGAAGAAGCCATGCCAG ATCAAGACCAGTTTGAGATGGACATCTGA